The sequence below is a genomic window from Aureispira sp. CCB-E.
ACCTTCTATTTTAACATGACTTTGTTATTAACAATAGTTAGCTGCGCTGCTACTACGTGGTCGTTGAAAAACTTTATTAGTTTACTTCGTGAGTGCTGCGCAGTTGATAATCAGCAAGTTGTATTTTTATTGCGTTTTGTGTTAAAATTTTGATTATCAGTAAGATGTGCTTTTGTTAACTTTTGTGTTAAAAGACGGATAATCAAGCTAATCCAAGATGCTTTTTTACGTTTTTACTTCGTGAGCCTACGGGTTCGTAGGAAAACTAAAAAATCAACGGAGTATTAATATTAAATAGCACCTTTTTTTTTACTGGGGAACAACTTTGTGTGGATTCGTGTTACTATTGTATAATCGGTTACTTATATTATTACTTTAATTGGACAGAAAGCCCCAACAAAAATAGCCTAAATATATGTTTGGAAGAGTTAAGAAATGGTTTGGAATAGAGGGAACAAAGATAAGACTGCATGTATTACCTTCTTATCCTAGAAATGTTAAAACAATTAACGGAGAAATAGAAATTTACTCCAAGCGTCCCGAAAGAGTTTTGGCAATTAAACTAAAGTTTATAGAAGTTTATACTCGAGGAAGAGGAGAAGACAAACGTATAGATGAATTCTTACTGGGGACTTGGGAGTATAACAAACCAATAGAGGTCAGCGATGGCAACCCACATATGTTGTTCTTTAAATTGGAATTTGACCCTGTAGAATCAGCGATGGATAAGCGGGCAGGCAAAGGACCTTTGTTGAGAGGAGTCGTTAATATGATGAAATCTATGAAGGGCGTTCAATCTGACTACAGAATTGAAGCAGAGGCAATTGTTGAAGACAATACTTGGAACCCTTTGGCTAAGGCAAGAATTTTATTTGATTAGTTTAAGAATAAAAAAATGTATTTCAGAATACTACAAAAAAAAACCTTTTGATGTGTAAATCATCAAAAGGTTTTTTACATTTGCGGCATCTTTTAGAGATGTAGGTTTTTCATTTTATGTATCTGAAAATTAAAAGGGAATCGAGTGTAAATCTTGAACTGTCCCGCAACTGTAAATAGCATTTTGTTTTTGTAAAAAAAAAATCCACTGTTCAATTTAGAATGGGAAGGAATATAAAAACGCTATAAGTCAGGAGACCTGCCTATATCCTTTTGGTTAATGCTTTCGTGGATTGAAGCAACCAGTCTAGGAGCCTTTTTAGCCTTCCTATATTGGGCTAGTTCTACTTGGACTAGCTTCTATTCTGTTAGCATAGTAAAATTTTTTTTCATTTAAATTTTAAAGCTATGCAAGCCTTAGTAAAATTTACACTTTTAACCTTCCTATTGGTCGGAACAATGGGCAATCTTTTTGCTCAAAATGAATCTATTATTGTTGTCAATGGTGGTATTTATGGCGTAACAAATGCCAATACAACGATTGAAGCTCTAAATTCTGGAGTAGCTACCAATATGGGAACCATTGGAACCTCTTCTATTCAAGATGTGCTCGTTGATAGCCAATATGTATATGTAGCAGCGCAAGATAGTATTGTGAAGTACAATTGGATGACAAAAAACAGAGTTGCTGCCAACGCTTTTGGTGGAGAGAGTACCTTAAGTTTGGCACTTCACAACAACCATTTGTTAGTAGGAAACTGGTATGGACCTTGGGGGGCTACTGGACCTTACAATCGTCATTTTTTGATTTATGATGCGAATGATTTATCGTTGATTGATAGTATCCCACAAGTAACAAAACCAGCAGATGATTTTGTGGTGATTGGAGATTACGCTTATATCGCTCAAAACAACGATAAAACAGTTGGTTTTGGAGACACATTAGGATATTTGGCTGTAGTAGATTTGACGACAATGACTTTGGTTCGCAACGATACATTATCAACTACAGGAGAAGAAATAGGTCGATTGGTGGTAGAAGGTGATATGATTTATGCGATCAATGGCGCAAGCAACACGATTTCTAGTTACAACACAGTGACTTTAGCAAAATCAACACAACCAGCTGCTAATGGATTGGATTTGAAACCAGCTGCATATGGACCAACAGCATTCACAAAAGGTGCTGGTGTTTGGTATTTTCCTTATGATAGTGGAATTGGTAGCTATGATTTGGCTAATAATGCTGTTATAGCTGCGAACATGGTTAACATTGCAGGAAGTTTTGCTTTTGTGTTGGATACATTCAACAATACCTTCTGTGTGAGTCATATCAATTATTCTGATCAGCTTCAAAACAAAGGAAGAATTTATGATATGAATGGAGATAGTGTGGGAATGTTCCAAGTAGAATATTCTCCTGAAGCATTGGCGATTGTTTCTGATATTTTGGTGAGTTCTACTCTCCAAGTAGCTAAATCGAACGAATTGATGTATTCTATAAGTCCTAATCCTGCCACAACTACTTTGGCTGTAAATTTTGAAAAAGCAGAAGCTGTAACCTTAGTTGTTTTGAACCAAGTTGGACAAAATGTATTAACAAAACAATCAACAGATACTGCTGTTGTATTGGATGTTGCAGAATTAACTGCTGGCGTTTATTTCTTGGCTGTTGTTAGTGAAGATGGCATTATGAGAACTCAACGTTTTGTAAAGCAATAAATTATTGGGAGTAGTGTTTCTAGTAAATTATTCATGAAATGAATATGTGATTTTATGACCATGAATTACTTCGAACAATCTGCTTATAAAAAAGTCTGTATATCCTCGGATGTATGGGCTTTTTTCTTTTTAAAGAGGGTATTTATATCTGATAAACAGGGAAAAATGTTCTTGCAGATACGATCTGATTTTTGGATTTTAGAGTTGCTACAAGATTATGGCATATAGCATTTTTTATAATTCTAAATACATCAAAAAATGAAACAAATTGTACTTTTTCTATTTTTTATTGCGATGAATCTTCATATGCAAGCACAAGACACAACAAGGGTCTTATTTATTGGAAATAGCATTACCTATTTTAATAATATGCCACAAACCTTTGAAGCTATTGCAAATTCTCATGGCGATACAACTGCCGTTACGGTGTATGCACCAGGAGGGACAGGGTTTGTTAACCATGTTTCGAATCCCAATGTATTCGCACAGTTTAGACAGGGAAATTGGGATTATGTTGTCTTGCAACCCGGTTCTAATGAATCACCAGGTTATTCCTATCCAATCAGCGAAACATTGAGTAGAGGTCGAATATTACAAGATTCTATTTACAAATACAATCCATGTGCAAAGGTTTTATTTTATGAAATATCTTATGGCGTATGGGGCAATTCTGCAAGTAATTTAGCTACCTATAACAATACCATGACCGCAATTCGAAACAATTTAACTTATTTGTCTGATTCTACAGAGACATTTTTTGCACCTGTAGGAGAAGCATTTAGAACCGCATGGAATCAAGACCAGAATAGCCTGTTGTGGGGAAGTTACGGAGATATACATCCTAATGCAAAAGGTTCTTATATTGCTGCTTGTGTTTTTTATGCGACTATTTTTCAAAAACCATCTAGAGGGTCTACAGTTGTAACTTCGTTGTCTGCTGCGGATGCAGATTTTTATCAAGAGTTGGCAGATACAACGGTTTTGAATTATTTATCAAATTGGAGAATCAATACCTTTGCTCCAACAATCGATTTTAATTACACCACTAATGGAAATACCATCAGTTTTACCAATCTTTCTACAAATATAGATAGTTCCTTTTGGGATTTTGGAGATGGGACGACATCAACGGTTTTCGATCCGATGGTGACGTATGGAGGAACAGGAAATTATAATGTGACGTTGACTACGTACAAAAATGGCTGCGCAAAATCAATGGAACAAACAG
It includes:
- a CDS encoding T9SS type A sorting domain-containing protein, whose product is MKQIVLFLFFIAMNLHMQAQDTTRVLFIGNSITYFNNMPQTFEAIANSHGDTTAVTVYAPGGTGFVNHVSNPNVFAQFRQGNWDYVVLQPGSNESPGYSYPISETLSRGRILQDSIYKYNPCAKVLFYEISYGVWGNSASNLATYNNTMTAIRNNLTYLSDSTETFFAPVGEAFRTAWNQDQNSLLWGSYGDIHPNAKGSYIAACVFYATIFQKPSRGSTVVTSLSAADADFYQELADTTVLNYLSNWRINTFAPTIDFNYTTNGNTISFTNLSTNIDSSFWDFGDGTTSTVFDPMVTYGGTGNYNVTLTTYKNGCAKSMEQTVAIGVLGVENVKTWSGSFIYPNPTKDYLNIELEQDHSKYHFEVYNHLGELIVKTNKRSIQIAHLPNGIYYINVVNTETLESQIHKWKKYS
- a CDS encoding T9SS type A sorting domain-containing protein, which gives rise to MQALVKFTLLTFLLVGTMGNLFAQNESIIVVNGGIYGVTNANTTIEALNSGVATNMGTIGTSSIQDVLVDSQYVYVAAQDSIVKYNWMTKNRVAANAFGGESTLSLALHNNHLLVGNWYGPWGATGPYNRHFLIYDANDLSLIDSIPQVTKPADDFVVIGDYAYIAQNNDKTVGFGDTLGYLAVVDLTTMTLVRNDTLSTTGEEIGRLVVEGDMIYAINGASNTISSYNTVTLAKSTQPAANGLDLKPAAYGPTAFTKGAGVWYFPYDSGIGSYDLANNAVIAANMVNIAGSFAFVLDTFNNTFCVSHINYSDQLQNKGRIYDMNGDSVGMFQVEYSPEALAIVSDILVSSTLQVAKSNELMYSISPNPATTTLAVNFEKAEAVTLVVLNQVGQNVLTKQSTDTAVVLDVAELTAGVYFLAVVSEDGIMRTQRFVKQ